A genomic stretch from Panthera uncia isolate 11264 chromosome E3, Puncia_PCG_1.0, whole genome shotgun sequence includes:
- the NDE1 gene encoding nuclear distribution protein nudE homolog 1, with product MEDSGKTFSSEEEEASYWKDLAMTYKQRAENTQEELREFQEGSREYEAELETQLQQIETRNRDLLSENNRLRLELETIKDKFETQHSEGHRQISALEDDLAQTKAIKDQLQKYIRELEQANDDLERAKRATIMSLEDFEQRLNQAIERNAFLESELDEKENLLESVQRLKDEARDLRQELAVQQKQEKPRTPMPNSVEANKTDTAVQATGSVPSTPIAHRGPSASLNTPGTFRRGLDDSTGGTPLTPAARISALNIVGDLLRKVGALESKLASCRNFVYDQSPNRTSGPASGRGSKHRDGGGERQPSSSGVPLGDKGLGKRLEFGKPPSNISSPSLPSAQGVVKMLL from the exons ATGGAGGACTCGGGAAAGACTTTCAGCTCTGAGGAGGAAGAAGCAAGCTACTGGAAAGATCTGGCCATGACCTACAAGCAGAG GGCTGAAAATACCCAAGAGGAGCTGCGAGAGTTCCAGGAGGGAAGCCGCGAGTATGAAGCCGAACTGGAGACGCAGCTGCAACAGATTGAAACCAGGAACAGGGACCTCCTGTCGGAAAATAATCGCCTTCGCCTGGAGCTAGAAACCATCAAG GACAAGTTTGAAACGCAGCACTCTGAAGGCCACCGGCAGATCTCAGCCTTAGAGGATGACCTCGCCCAGACCAAAGCAATCAAGGATCAACTTCAGAAATACATCAGAGAGCTGGAGCAAGCCAACGATGACTTGGAAAGAGCAAAACG GGCCACAATCATGTCTCTGGAGGACTTTGAGCAGCGTTTGAATCAAGCCATTGAGAGAAATGCCTTCCTGGAGAGTGAACTTGATGAGAAGGAGAATCTTCTTGAATCTGTTCAGCGCCTGAAAGATGAAGCCAGAG ATTTGCGGCAGGAATTGGCTGTGCAGCAGAAGCAGGAGAAACCCAGGACGCCCATGCCCAACTCGGTGGAGGCCAACAAGACAGACACAGCTGTGCAGGCCACGGGCTCCGTGCCGTCCACCCCCATAGCTCATCGGGGACCCAGCGCCAGCTTAAACACACCGGGGACGTTCAGACGTG GTCTGGATGACTCCACGGGTGGGACCCCCCTCACGCCCGCAGCCCGGATATCGGCCCTCAACATTGTGGGAGACCTGCTGCGGAAAGTAGGG GCGCTGGAGTCCAAACTTGCATCCTGCCGGAACTTCGTGTACGATCAGTCCCCAAACCGAACAAGCGGCCCGGCCTCAGGGCGGGGGAGCAAACACAGAGATGGCGGTGGCGAGAGACAGCCAAGCAGCAGCGGCGTGCCTCTAGGTGACAAAGG GTTGGGAAAACGCCTGGAATTTGGGAAGCCGCCTTCAAATATTTCCTCACCATCGCTGCCGTCAGCCCAGGGTGTAGTCAAGATGTTGCTTTAG